A genomic window from Streptomyces mirabilis includes:
- a CDS encoding YcxB family protein, with protein MTAVPWLQASRLHRLAERQGDIRGTVDETGVRLATAYSSASHNWHLYSRYVETPELFVLLSADKSAVGFAVLPKRAAVDPEEVDRLRAVLDRRLVRADAAEAPGSPRSRSRGRAVGRGVASVGLLLLGLLLFFFAFAAVQHAAHPGRFPGIQKNSAPISAVMPGRGALAVAGAWWLVRRMTADREDPAVHQVDTDKARRGRRRYASNTLVDVGEGSSGRALRHVLELTAQARTTLELLGRPTAKLLVGHRGLGGGENLRDYATGNALDGVIRRWQRHTRADGVALPQRIHAQALRHSAQAHHGRARNNPGPPTSGTTSSWTRRSATPRAARWSSGSRRPSPPPGRRWPRGWSTRSTATPRKLPNSWPRKPRSTPRWRAGSWAVGCAPRSPHARTSTTPTTARPGCRARCRSCDGGTTVTKVTDGPVASTTLDGSRLIVGGRRFTAADLGGLPRSVSDVLRVGGALYAATAETSPNGLLKGGRGVPRSTDNGRTWSSVSAGHWSAA; from the coding sequence ATGACTGCGGTGCCGTGGTTGCAGGCGAGCCGCCTCCACCGGCTCGCCGAACGGCAGGGGGACATCCGAGGGACGGTCGACGAGACCGGGGTCCGGCTCGCCACCGCGTACAGCTCGGCCAGCCACAACTGGCACCTCTACTCGCGCTATGTCGAGACGCCGGAGCTGTTCGTGCTTCTCAGCGCCGACAAGTCCGCCGTCGGCTTCGCCGTCCTGCCCAAGCGGGCCGCGGTGGACCCGGAGGAGGTGGACCGGCTGCGGGCGGTCCTCGACCGGCGACTCGTGCGCGCGGACGCCGCCGAGGCGCCCGGAAGCCCGCGGAGCCGGAGCCGGGGCCGGGCCGTCGGCCGCGGGGTCGCCTCCGTCGGACTGTTGCTGCTGGGGCTGCTGCTGTTCTTCTTCGCCTTCGCCGCCGTCCAACACGCCGCGCACCCAGGCCGCTTTCCCGGGATCCAGAAAAACTCCGCCCCGATATCGGCCGTCATGCCGGGGCGGGGGGCGCTTGCGGTCGCCGGGGCTTGGTGGCTCGTACGGCGGATGACCGCGGACCGCGAGGACCCGGCGGTGCACCAGGTCGACACGGACAAGGCCCGGCGCGGCCGACGCCGATATGCGAGCAACACCCTCGTCGACGTCGGCGAGGGCTCCAGCGGCCGTGCCCTGCGCCACGTCCTGGAGCTGACCGCGCAGGCGCGCACGACGCTGGAGCTGCTCGGCCGCCCCACGGCCAAGCTGCTGGTCGGCCACCGCGGTCTGGGCGGCGGCGAGAACCTGCGCGACTACGCCACCGGCAACGCTCTGGACGGGGTGATCCGACGCTGGCAGCGGCACACCCGCGCCGACGGCGTGGCCCTCCCGCAGCGGATCCACGCCCAGGCGCTGCGGCACAGCGCCCAGGCGCACCACGGCCGGGCGCGCAACAACCCCGGACCACCCACGAGCGGGACTACCAGCTCCTGGACGAGGAGGTCCGCGACGCCTCGCGCGGCGCGGTGGAGCTCGGGCTCGCGCAGGCCCTCGCCTCCGCCCGGCAGACGGTGGCCACGCGGCTGGTCGACCAGGTCGACGGCGACACCGAGGAAGCTGCCGAACTCGTGGCCAAGGAAACCGAGGTCGACACCGAGGTGGCGCGCCGGATCGTGGGCGGTCGGCTGCGCACCCCGGTCGCCTCATGCGCGGACTTCCACAACTCCGACCACGGCGCGGCCGGGATGCCGTGCGCGGTGTCGTTCCTGCGACGGCGGCACGACCGTCACCAAGGTCACCGACGGCCCGGTCGCCTCGACCACCCTTGACGGCTCGCGGCTGATCGTCGGCGGGCGGAGGTTCACAGCCGCCGACCTCGGCGGACTGCCCAGGTCGGTCTCCGACGTGCTGCGGGTGGGCGGGGCGCTCTACGCGGCCACCGCCGAGACCTCGCCGAACGGCCTGCTCAAGGGCGGCCGGGGCGTGCCGCGCAGCACCGACAACGGCCGCACCTGGTCAAGCGTGTCAGCCGGGCATTGGTCGGCCGCCTGA
- a CDS encoding aldo/keto reductase, with the protein MRYTTFGRNNGLRVSEYGLGTANFGTGWRAGGGWGPGAEPAEARKIFDRFAEAGGTLIDTAENYQAGESEQLLGEFLGADRDHFVLTGKYSMNGVGPQTVSNTGNSRRYVVQALEASLRRLNTDHLDMYWVHAPDGLTPMEEILRGLDDLVRAGKIRYFGLSNFPAWRVSRAAAIAELRGWSPVAGIQVEYSLVDRTAERELLPMAQALGVGATLWSPLGGGLLTGKYRQGATGRISDLKAVGFFEDTAQKTAIVDTVLDIAGELDVAASQVAIAWMRQQGARAATAYVPIIGPRSAAQLDDYLGALDVTLSEAQFARLDEVSAIRLGTPHELNAWIVSPIRGGDANAIDEPAIPVA; encoded by the coding sequence ATGCGATACACCACTTTCGGCCGCAACAACGGCCTGCGCGTGTCCGAGTACGGCCTCGGCACCGCCAATTTCGGCACCGGCTGGCGCGCCGGCGGCGGCTGGGGCCCCGGTGCCGAGCCCGCCGAGGCCCGCAAGATCTTCGACCGGTTCGCCGAAGCCGGCGGCACGCTCATCGACACCGCCGAGAACTACCAGGCCGGCGAATCCGAGCAGCTGCTCGGCGAGTTCCTGGGCGCCGACCGCGACCACTTCGTGCTGACGGGCAAGTACAGCATGAACGGCGTCGGGCCACAGACCGTCTCCAACACCGGCAACAGCCGCCGATACGTGGTCCAGGCTCTCGAGGCCAGCCTGCGCCGCCTGAACACCGACCACCTCGACATGTACTGGGTGCACGCCCCTGACGGCCTGACCCCCATGGAGGAGATCCTGCGCGGCCTGGACGACCTGGTCCGCGCCGGAAAGATCCGTTACTTCGGGCTGTCGAACTTCCCGGCCTGGCGGGTGTCGCGCGCCGCCGCCATCGCGGAGCTGCGCGGCTGGTCCCCGGTCGCCGGTATCCAGGTCGAGTACAGCCTGGTCGACCGCACCGCCGAGCGGGAGCTGCTCCCCATGGCGCAGGCCCTCGGCGTGGGCGCGACGCTGTGGAGCCCGCTCGGCGGCGGCCTGCTGACCGGCAAGTACCGCCAGGGCGCCACCGGCCGGATCAGCGACCTCAAGGCCGTCGGGTTCTTCGAGGACACCGCGCAGAAGACCGCGATCGTCGACACCGTCCTCGACATCGCGGGCGAGCTCGACGTGGCGGCCTCCCAAGTCGCCATCGCCTGGATGCGGCAGCAGGGCGCGCGAGCGGCCACAGCATACGTGCCGATCATCGGCCCGCGCAGCGCCGCCCAACTCGACGACTACCTGGGCGCGCTGGACGTGACGCTGAGCGAGGCGCAGTTCGCCCGCCTCGACGAGGTGAGCGCGATCAGGCTCGGCACACCGCACGAGCTGAACGCGTGGATCGTGAGCCCCATCCGCGGCGGTGACGCCAACGCGATCGACGAGCCCGCGATCCCGGTCGCATGA
- a CDS encoding zinc-dependent alcohol dehydrogenase family protein, producing the protein MSKIIRFHSTGGPEVLSLDDLEVRDPGPGEIRIRTRALGLNRADAILRNNHLVELPSGIGWEASGEVDTIGPNVEGFTVGDAVSMIPSIALTGYRIHGELAIAPAAAVVKHPDTLSWEQAAALWGQYLTAYGALIETADLKAGDTVLIPAASSSVGLAAIQIARSVGARPVALTRTSAKRRRLLDEGAEAVIVTDGEDVVTRVNELTDGHGARVIFDPVGGPALTGLIGAAAPGGTVIIYGALSSEATTVPVMGLIFKTLTIRGYKVFELTTDTERRKVAVDWVLDGLARKTLRPVIDTVFPLEDIVGAHRRLESGSQIGKIIVTVTH; encoded by the coding sequence ATGAGCAAGATCATCCGATTTCACTCCACCGGCGGCCCCGAGGTCCTGTCCCTGGACGACCTCGAGGTCCGCGACCCCGGGCCGGGCGAGATCCGCATACGCACCAGGGCCCTCGGCCTGAACCGAGCCGATGCCATACTCCGCAACAACCACCTCGTGGAGCTTCCCTCCGGTATCGGATGGGAGGCATCCGGTGAGGTCGACACCATCGGCCCGAACGTCGAAGGTTTCACCGTCGGCGATGCCGTCAGCATGATCCCCAGCATCGCGCTGACCGGATACCGCATTCATGGCGAACTGGCCATCGCGCCAGCCGCCGCCGTGGTCAAGCACCCCGACACACTGTCCTGGGAGCAGGCCGCAGCCCTGTGGGGGCAGTACCTGACTGCCTACGGCGCCCTCATCGAGACCGCGGACCTGAAAGCCGGTGACACGGTGCTCATTCCGGCCGCCTCCAGCAGCGTCGGACTGGCCGCGATCCAGATCGCCCGCAGCGTGGGAGCCCGGCCCGTGGCACTGACCCGCACCAGCGCCAAGCGCCGGCGGCTCCTGGACGAAGGCGCCGAAGCGGTGATCGTCACGGACGGGGAAGACGTGGTCACGCGCGTAAACGAACTCACCGACGGCCACGGCGCCCGCGTCATCTTCGACCCCGTGGGAGGACCTGCACTGACGGGCCTGATCGGCGCCGCCGCGCCCGGCGGGACCGTGATCATCTACGGAGCGCTGAGCAGCGAGGCCACGACAGTGCCGGTGATGGGGTTGATCTTCAAGACCCTCACCATCCGGGGATACAAGGTCTTCGAGCTCACCACCGACACCGAACGCCGCAAAGTCGCCGTCGACTGGGTCCTCGACGGCCTTGCCCGCAAGACCCTGCGACCCGTCATCGACACCGTCTTCCCTCTGGAGGACATCGTCGGGGCCCACCGTCGTCTCGAATCCGGCTCCCAGATCGGCAAGATCATCGTGACCGTGACTCACTGA
- a CDS encoding MFS transporter, translating into MSPSAPSPLSTSSLAWNARLWAILLTVSIVGFLDALDVNMVGVALPSIQADLGLSTSALQWIVSGYVLGYGGFLLLGGRAADILGRRRVFLTAVAVFALTSLAGGLVDDGSLLIVARLLKGVSAAFTLPAALSIITTTFAEGPARNKAIGIYTLMGASGFSSGLVLSGALTELGWRWTFLLPVPVALIALAAAIRVLPKDGPRKVGSYDLPGALTLVAGMLLLVYVVVEAPQKGWTTASTVVQFGLAAALLAAFVVIELRGAKPLIRLGILRSSSLVRANVGLSVFFGAYVGFQFVATLYFQQVLHWSALQTALGFLPAAAIVTVASPRIPHLIARFGTARSIIAGVITHVAAYALFLAIARDHPYAVGVLPSMLLLSVGMTLAFAPFQIEGTSGIPDHEQGLAGGLLNTSMQIGGAIGLAIVTAVLTAGNEGKSGPDALLAGFTPAMTTVTILAAIGLLTALSGTLGRRRATAQADGNAAPAALDKVSEITG; encoded by the coding sequence ATGAGTCCTTCCGCACCATCGCCCTTGTCCACGTCCTCGCTCGCATGGAACGCGCGGCTGTGGGCCATTCTGCTCACCGTCTCGATCGTCGGGTTCCTCGACGCGCTGGACGTGAACATGGTGGGCGTCGCCCTGCCCTCGATCCAGGCCGACCTCGGCCTGTCCACAAGCGCACTGCAGTGGATCGTCAGCGGTTACGTCCTGGGCTACGGCGGCTTTCTGCTGCTCGGCGGACGCGCTGCCGACATCCTCGGCCGCCGCCGCGTCTTCCTGACGGCGGTCGCCGTCTTCGCCCTGACCTCGCTGGCCGGCGGCCTGGTCGACGACGGGAGCCTTCTGATCGTCGCCCGTCTCCTGAAGGGCGTGTCGGCGGCGTTCACCCTACCCGCGGCGTTGTCCATCATCACGACCACGTTCGCCGAGGGGCCGGCCCGCAACAAGGCGATCGGGATCTACACGCTCATGGGTGCCAGCGGCTTCTCGAGCGGCCTGGTGCTGTCCGGTGCACTGACCGAGCTCGGCTGGCGCTGGACCTTCCTCCTGCCGGTGCCCGTGGCGCTGATCGCCCTGGCAGCGGCCATCCGCGTCCTGCCCAAGGACGGCCCGCGCAAGGTCGGCAGCTACGACCTGCCCGGCGCACTCACCCTGGTTGCTGGAATGCTGCTGCTCGTCTACGTCGTGGTCGAAGCACCGCAGAAGGGCTGGACCACGGCGAGCACGGTGGTGCAGTTCGGGCTCGCAGCCGCACTGCTGGCCGCCTTCGTAGTGATCGAGCTCCGCGGCGCGAAGCCGCTGATCCGTCTGGGCATCCTGCGCTCCAGCTCCCTGGTGCGCGCCAACGTGGGCCTGTCGGTGTTCTTCGGCGCCTACGTCGGCTTCCAGTTCGTGGCGACGCTGTACTTCCAGCAGGTACTGCACTGGTCGGCGCTGCAGACCGCGCTAGGCTTCCTTCCCGCCGCCGCCATCGTCACCGTCGCCTCGCCGCGCATCCCGCACCTGATCGCGCGATTCGGCACCGCTCGCAGCATCATCGCCGGCGTCATCACGCACGTGGCCGCGTACGCGCTCTTCCTGGCCATCGCCCGGGACCACCCCTACGCCGTGGGTGTGCTGCCCAGCATGCTCCTGCTCAGCGTCGGCATGACACTCGCGTTCGCGCCCTTCCAGATCGAGGGAACCTCGGGAATCCCTGACCACGAACAAGGCCTGGCCGGGGGGCTGCTGAACACCTCCATGCAGATCGGCGGCGCGATCGGCCTCGCCATCGTCACCGCGGTCCTCACCGCAGGAAACGAAGGCAAGAGCGGGCCCGACGCCCTGCTCGCCGGTTTCACCCCCGCCATGACCACCGTCACCATACTCGCGGCCATCGGCCTGCTCACCGCCCTGTCCGGAACGCTGGGGCGCCGCAGGGCGACCGCGCAGGCGGACGGGAATGCCGCCCCAGCGGCGCTCGACAAGGTGTCCGAGATCACCGGGTAG
- a CDS encoding MarR family winged helix-turn-helix transcriptional regulator has protein sequence MNVGGEQQLVKEWHDLLARHAVVYQTLERELKAQHGIGVSEFEALEALACSENTQCRAQDLTDVVHLSQSAASRLIARMERNGLLERAMCEADRRGILAVLTEEGRKRHLEAQPTHRSVLARTLRDAG, from the coding sequence ATGAATGTTGGCGGCGAGCAGCAATTGGTCAAGGAGTGGCACGATCTCCTGGCCCGGCATGCCGTCGTGTACCAGACCCTCGAGCGCGAGCTGAAAGCACAGCACGGCATCGGGGTCAGCGAGTTCGAAGCCCTCGAAGCTCTCGCCTGCTCCGAGAACACCCAGTGCCGCGCGCAGGACCTCACCGACGTCGTGCACCTGAGCCAGAGTGCCGCGAGCCGGCTGATCGCCCGCATGGAACGCAACGGCCTCCTCGAGCGCGCCATGTGCGAAGCCGACCGCCGCGGGATCCTGGCCGTCCTCACCGAGGAGGGCCGCAAGCGTCACCTGGAGGCTCAGCCCACGCACCGCTCCGTGCTCGCCAGAACACTGCGAGACGCGGGCTGA